The following coding sequences lie in one Aquisalimonas asiatica genomic window:
- a CDS encoding MaoC family dehydratase, translating to MTDGYRFEELELGMHASFSKTVTEADLVNFAGVSSDFNPLHLDEAYANGTRFGTRIAHGMLSGAYLSAVMGMKLPGPGAVYLNQTLSFKAPVRIGDRVIARVEITGLRPDKNIVTCDTTCYVDDKPVTAGEAVLMVPSRGK from the coding sequence TTGACCGACGGATACCGTTTCGAAGAACTGGAACTGGGCATGCACGCGTCGTTCTCCAAGACCGTGACGGAAGCGGACCTGGTGAACTTCGCGGGTGTCAGCAGCGATTTCAACCCGCTCCATCTGGATGAGGCCTACGCCAACGGCACGCGCTTCGGTACGCGCATCGCCCACGGCATGTTGAGCGGGGCCTATCTGTCGGCGGTCATGGGCATGAAGCTGCCCGGGCCCGGCGCGGTCTATCTCAACCAGACCCTGAGCTTCAAGGCGCCCGTCCGGATCGGCGACCGGGTCATCGCCCGGGTGGAGATCACCGGTCTGCGGCCGGACAAGAACATCGTCACCTGCGACACCACCTGCTACGTTGACGACAAGCCCGTCACCGCGGGGGAGGCCGTCCTCATGGTGCCGTCCCGGGGGAAGTAG
- a CDS encoding ABC transporter permease: MRAPRQGLRLLRRDWRAGELRLLATAVVLAVTAITAVAWLADRVAAGTEGRAAELLGADRALVSNSAIGPEPESLALELGLTTARTLEFTSVVLAGDETQLTAVKAVSRGYPLRGRLEVGSDPDADARPVDGIPERGEVWAEPRLLLQLGLDPGDAVELGASRFTLSQLLFLEPDRGGGFQSLSPRVMMHLDDVPDTGLVQQASRVTHRLLVAGDSGDVAEWARQVEGRLGTDQALESPGQEQPGVAQAMEAAERFLGLSALLTVVVGGVAMLLTIRRYAARHLDRVAVMRCLGATQKQIVAMLTWKMIWLGLFAAVAGTALGFLVHLAMLELLADYLPALPPPSPRPAAVGILAAQVILLGFAIPTVLRLKRVPPLRVLRRDLGDHVYRGASIYVIALAAVFGLMWWQAGDLLLSVYVFGAVMATLAALALAGGGVIWFLRRQRGRRGSASLLLSGLTRRPWTAVIQIMALGLGLMALVLLTLVRNDLLATWQGGVPDDAANYFLINIQPDEADELAATLDDAGVETSVYPMVRARLVGINDRDIRPSDYDEPRTQRLVAREFNLSWLERLPEDNSVVAGAFWEPDAPDPEQFSLEEEMAERLGVGVGDTLHFDIAGERYSAPITNLRAVQWDSFNVNFFAAAAPGLLDDAPATYITSFYLPSEQSSLLAQLVRQHPSVTLIDVTAILDTVRGIMDQGARVVELMAFLTLLSGLVVLLAALQVTREERQFESALLRAMGARRALIRRLAATEFLLLGAVAGLLAGAGAALAGVVMARELFELDYVFNPWLPLIGAGVGALVVALAGLAATRRLYRVSPMRLLQEADEG, from the coding sequence ATGAGAGCGCCACGCCAGGGGCTGCGCCTGCTTCGGCGCGACTGGCGTGCTGGCGAGCTGCGCCTGCTGGCCACGGCCGTGGTGCTGGCGGTCACGGCCATTACCGCGGTGGCCTGGCTGGCGGACCGGGTGGCGGCCGGCACCGAAGGCCGTGCCGCCGAACTGTTGGGTGCCGACCGGGCGCTGGTGAGCAACTCCGCCATCGGGCCGGAGCCGGAGAGCCTCGCCCTGGAGCTGGGCCTGACCACCGCGCGCACGCTGGAGTTCACCAGTGTCGTCCTGGCCGGTGACGAGACACAGCTCACCGCCGTCAAGGCCGTCAGCCGCGGCTATCCCCTGCGCGGCCGCCTGGAAGTGGGCAGCGACCCGGACGCCGACGCCCGGCCGGTGGATGGTATCCCCGAGCGCGGCGAGGTCTGGGCCGAGCCGCGGCTGCTTCTGCAGCTCGGCCTGGATCCCGGTGACGCCGTGGAGCTGGGCGCCAGCCGCTTCACCCTGAGCCAGCTACTGTTTCTCGAGCCCGATCGCGGGGGCGGCTTCCAGAGCCTGTCACCGCGGGTGATGATGCACCTGGACGACGTGCCCGACACCGGCCTGGTCCAGCAGGCGAGCCGGGTGACCCACCGGCTGCTGGTGGCCGGTGACAGCGGTGACGTGGCCGAATGGGCGCGCCAGGTGGAGGGGCGGCTCGGCACTGACCAGGCCCTGGAGTCACCGGGGCAGGAGCAGCCCGGCGTCGCCCAGGCCATGGAGGCGGCGGAGCGGTTTCTCGGGCTCAGCGCGCTGCTCACCGTGGTGGTGGGCGGCGTCGCCATGTTGCTGACCATCCGCCGTTACGCGGCCCGTCATCTGGACCGGGTGGCGGTCATGCGCTGCCTGGGCGCCACCCAGAAGCAGATCGTCGCCATGCTGACCTGGAAGATGATCTGGCTGGGCCTGTTCGCCGCGGTGGCCGGTACGGCGCTCGGGTTTCTGGTCCATCTGGCCATGCTGGAACTGCTGGCGGACTACCTCCCCGCGCTGCCGCCACCGTCGCCGCGGCCGGCCGCCGTGGGTATTCTCGCCGCCCAGGTCATTCTGCTGGGGTTCGCCATCCCCACGGTGCTCCGGCTCAAGCGCGTACCGCCGCTGCGAGTGCTGCGCCGGGACCTGGGCGATCACGTCTACCGCGGCGCCAGCATCTACGTCATCGCCCTGGCCGCGGTCTTCGGGCTGATGTGGTGGCAGGCCGGCGACCTGCTGCTGAGTGTCTACGTCTTCGGTGCCGTCATGGCGACACTGGCCGCCCTGGCGCTGGCCGGTGGCGGCGTGATCTGGTTCCTGCGGCGCCAGCGCGGCCGGCGGGGCAGTGCCTCGCTGCTGCTCTCCGGGCTGACCCGCCGTCCGTGGACGGCCGTCATCCAGATCATGGCCCTGGGGCTCGGGCTGATGGCGCTGGTGCTGCTGACGCTGGTGCGCAACGACCTTCTGGCCACCTGGCAGGGTGGCGTGCCCGACGACGCGGCCAACTACTTCCTCATCAACATCCAGCCGGACGAGGCCGATGAGCTCGCCGCTACGCTCGACGATGCCGGCGTGGAGACATCGGTGTACCCCATGGTCCGGGCGCGCCTCGTGGGCATCAACGACCGTGACATCCGCCCCTCGGACTACGACGAGCCGCGCACACAGCGCCTGGTGGCGCGGGAGTTCAATCTCTCCTGGCTGGAGCGGCTCCCGGAGGACAACAGCGTCGTGGCCGGAGCCTTCTGGGAGCCGGATGCGCCCGATCCGGAGCAGTTCTCGCTGGAAGAGGAGATGGCGGAGCGCCTCGGCGTGGGCGTGGGTGACACCCTGCACTTCGACATCGCCGGCGAGCGCTACAGTGCGCCCATTACCAACCTGCGCGCCGTGCAGTGGGACAGCTTCAACGTGAACTTCTTTGCCGCCGCCGCACCCGGGCTGCTGGACGATGCCCCGGCCACGTACATCACCAGCTTCTACCTGCCATCGGAGCAGTCGTCACTGCTGGCGCAGCTGGTGCGCCAGCACCCCAGTGTCACCCTGATCGACGTCACGGCCATTCTCGACACGGTGCGGGGTATCATGGACCAGGGGGCGCGCGTGGTGGAGTTGATGGCGTTTCTCACTCTGCTGTCGGGGCTGGTGGTGCTGCTGGCGGCGCTGCAGGTCACCCGGGAAGAGCGGCAGTTCGAGAGTGCGCTACTCCGGGCCATGGGTGCGCGCCGGGCGCTGATCCGTCGCCTGGCGGCCACCGAGTTCCTGCTGCTCGGTGCCGTGGCCGGGTTGCTGGCCGGTGCCGGGGCGGCGTTGGCCGGCGTTGTCATGGCGCGGGAACTGTTCGAGCTGGATTACGTCTTCAACCCGTGGCTGCCGCTCATCGGCGCGGGCGTGGGCGCCCTGGTGGTTGCGCTCGCGGGGCTGGCGGCGACGCGCCGGCTGTACCGTGTCTCGCCGATGCGGCTGCTGCAGGAGGCGGATGAGGGCTGA
- a CDS encoding ABC transporter ATP-binding protein, giving the protein MGDAASGSVLRAEGLGMVFRGPDGDIRLFQDIDLAIAQGETLAILGASGSGKSTLLGLLAGLDVPTEGRVHVGGSELTALDEDQRARVRGEQVGFVFQAFHLLGGLTALENVMMPLELADRKDPVTPARQALEQVGLAERMDHYPNQLSGGEQQRVAIARAFVGAPRVLLADEPTGNLDQATGARIQDLLFELNRAHGTTLVVVTHDPQLAARCHRTLHLDRGQLVAA; this is encoded by the coding sequence ATGGGTGATGCTGCAAGCGGCAGTGTGCTTCGTGCGGAAGGGCTCGGCATGGTCTTTCGCGGTCCCGATGGTGACATTCGATTGTTTCAGGATATCGATCTTGCCATCGCACAGGGAGAAACGCTCGCGATTCTGGGCGCCTCCGGGTCGGGAAAGTCCACGCTGCTCGGGCTGCTGGCCGGCCTCGACGTGCCCACCGAAGGCCGGGTTCATGTCGGCGGCTCCGAGCTCACCGCGCTGGACGAGGACCAGCGTGCACGGGTCCGGGGCGAGCAGGTGGGGTTCGTTTTCCAGGCGTTCCACCTGCTGGGTGGGCTGACCGCCCTGGAGAACGTGATGATGCCCCTGGAGCTGGCCGACCGCAAAGACCCGGTCACGCCCGCGCGCCAGGCGCTCGAGCAGGTCGGGCTGGCGGAGCGCATGGATCACTATCCCAACCAACTCTCCGGCGGCGAGCAGCAGCGCGTGGCCATCGCCCGGGCCTTTGTTGGTGCGCCGAGAGTGCTGCTCGCCGATGAGCCCACGGGTAACCTGGACCAGGCCACCGGTGCGCGCATCCAGGATCTCCTGTTCGAGCTCAATCGCGCCCACGGCACGACACTGGTGGTAGTCACCCACGACCCGCAGCTGGCGGCGCGCTGTCACCGGACCCTGCATCTGGATCGCGGCCAGCTGGTGGCCGCATGA
- a CDS encoding arylesterase, with product MAAVLLLGLAGPGLAGERTVLVLGDSLSAAYGMDRDQGWVALLDQRLAEEDLPWRAANASTSGDTTRNGLSRLPQALERHEPDIVVVALGGNDGLRGVSPGEIERNLGRIVETARDAGARVLIAGVRIPPNYGQAYTERFTQSFANVATEYDLALVPRILDGVAEDPGLMQSDGIHPTADAQPLILDTIWPELRPMLAE from the coding sequence GTGGCGGCGGTTCTGTTGCTGGGTCTGGCCGGCCCGGGCCTGGCCGGGGAGCGCACCGTCCTCGTCCTCGGCGACAGCCTGAGCGCCGCCTACGGCATGGACCGTGACCAGGGCTGGGTTGCCCTGCTGGACCAACGGCTGGCCGAGGAAGACCTGCCCTGGCGCGCCGCCAATGCCAGCACCAGCGGCGACACCACCCGCAACGGTCTCAGCCGCCTGCCCCAGGCGCTGGAGCGCCACGAACCGGACATCGTCGTGGTCGCCCTTGGGGGCAACGACGGCCTGCGCGGCGTCAGCCCCGGGGAGATCGAGCGCAATCTGGGGCGGATCGTGGAGACGGCCCGCGACGCGGGCGCCCGGGTGCTGATCGCCGGTGTACGCATTCCCCCGAATTATGGCCAGGCCTATACCGAACGGTTTACCCAGTCGTTCGCCAATGTTGCCACGGAATACGATCTCGCGCTGGTGCCGCGGATCCTCGACGGTGTCGCCGAGGATCCGGGCCTCATGCAGAGCGACGGCATCCACCCCACCGCCGACGCCCAGCCGCTGATCCTGGACACCATCTGGCCGGAATTGAGACCCATGCTGGCCGAGTAA
- a CDS encoding recombination-associated protein RdgC: MWFKNLCLYVLEQDFPHDAEALDERLARDVFEPCGRLDMESGGWSPPLGEGHVQLVHPAGGCLMMALKEESKLMPAAVIRESLQERVHVIEEQEARKVRKKEKDRLKDEIVLDLLPRAFSRSKRTFGYVDTNNGWLLVDAANWKKAEEFSERLRDVLGTLPLAPAEPEAAPQSVMTRWLTRDSLPTDFALGDECVLVDPELEGGEVRCKRIDLSSTEVKNHIKAGKRVSRLSLTWQDRVSFMLDADMSIKRLRFLDAVQDERAETETNTDAERFDSDFTIMSLELARLIPRLLDVLNEE, from the coding sequence ATGTGGTTCAAGAACCTCTGCCTCTACGTCCTGGAGCAGGACTTCCCCCACGATGCCGAGGCCCTGGACGAGCGCCTGGCCCGGGACGTCTTCGAGCCCTGCGGCCGGCTGGACATGGAGTCCGGTGGCTGGAGCCCGCCCCTGGGCGAGGGGCACGTCCAGCTCGTCCACCCTGCCGGTGGTTGCCTGATGATGGCGCTCAAGGAGGAGAGCAAGCTCATGCCGGCTGCCGTGATCCGCGAATCCCTGCAGGAGCGGGTGCACGTCATCGAGGAGCAGGAGGCGCGCAAGGTCCGCAAGAAGGAGAAGGACCGCCTCAAGGACGAAATCGTGCTGGACCTGCTGCCGCGGGCGTTCAGCCGCAGCAAGCGCACCTTCGGCTACGTGGACACGAACAACGGCTGGCTACTGGTGGACGCCGCCAACTGGAAGAAGGCCGAGGAGTTCAGCGAGCGCCTGCGTGACGTGCTCGGTACCCTGCCGCTGGCGCCGGCCGAGCCGGAAGCGGCGCCGCAGTCGGTGATGACCCGCTGGCTTACCCGCGACAGCCTGCCCACGGACTTCGCCCTGGGCGACGAATGCGTCCTCGTGGACCCGGAGCTGGAAGGTGGTGAGGTGCGCTGCAAGCGCATCGACCTGTCCTCCACGGAAGTGAAGAACCACATCAAGGCCGGCAAGCGGGTCTCCCGGCTCTCGCTCACCTGGCAGGACCGGGTCAGCTTCATGCTGGATGCCGACATGAGCATCAAGCGCCTGCGTTTCCTGGACGCCGTCCAGGACGAGCGGGCCGAGACCGAGACGAACACCGACGCCGAGCGCTTCGACAGCGACTTCACCATCATGAGCCTGGAGCTGGCGCGCTTGATCCCGCGGCTGCTGGACGTGCTGAACGAGGAGTAA